One window of Lemur catta isolate mLemCat1 chromosome 3, mLemCat1.pri, whole genome shotgun sequence genomic DNA carries:
- the SDHB gene encoding succinate dehydrogenase [ubiquinone] iron-sulfur subunit, mitochondrial, which translates to MAAVIGLSLRRRFPATTLGGACLQSCRGAQTAAATAPRIKKFAIYRWDPDKAGDKPHMQTYEIDLNKCGPMVLDALIKIKNEIDSTLTFRRSCREGICGSCAMNINGGNTLACTRRIDPNINKVSKIYPLPHMYVIKDLVPDLSNFYAQYKSIEPYLKKKDESQEGKQQYLQSIEDREKLDGLYECILCACCSTSCPSYWWNADKYLGPAVLMQAYRWMIDSRDDFTEERLAKLQDPFSLYRCHTIMNCTRTCPKGLNPGKAIAEIKKMMVTYKDKKAAA; encoded by the exons ATGGCGGCGGTGATCGGACTCTCCTTGAGGCGCCGGTTTCCGGCTACAACCCTTGGCGGAGCCTGCCTACAG tccTGTAGAGGGGCccagacagctgcagccacagcTCCCCGGATCAAGAAATTTGCCATCTATCGATGGGACCCAGACAAGGCTGGAGATAAACCTCATATGCAGACTTACGAAATTGATCTGAATAA gtGTGGCCCTATGGTTTTGGATGCTTTAATCAAGATTAAGAATGAAATTGATTCTACCTTGACTTTCCGAAGGTCATGCAGAGAAG GTATCTGTGGCTCTTGTGCCATGAACATCAACGGAGGCAACACTCTAGCTTGTACCCGAAGGATTGACCCCAACATCAATAAAGTCTCAAAAATCTACCCTCTTCCACATATGTATGTGATAAAGGATCTTGTTCCT GATTTGAGCAACTTCTATGCACAGTACAAATCCATTGAACCTTATTTGAAGAAGAAGGATGAGTCCCAGGAAGGCAAGCAGCAGTATCTGCAGTCCATAGAAGATCGTGAGAAACTG GATGGGCTCTACGAGTGCATTCTCTGCGCCTGCTGTAGCACCAGCTGCCCCAGCTACTGGTGGAACGCAGACAAATATCTGGGGCCTGCGGTTCTTATGCAG GCCTACCGCTGGATGATTGACTCCAGAGACGACTTCACAGAGGAGCGCCTGGCCAAGCTGCAGGACCCATTCTCTTTGTACCGCTGCCACACCATCATGAACTGCACAAGGACCTGTCCCAAG